A window of the Bufo gargarizans isolate SCDJY-AF-19 chromosome 1, ASM1485885v1, whole genome shotgun sequence genome harbors these coding sequences:
- the LOC122930642 gene encoding sodium-dependent phosphate transport protein 2B-like isoform X1, translating into MDKKTMAPFPEFQNHISEDKGNLPKYPDLPPISNADPPNDNVSTHDPESLPPAYSTVALCKDTSEEEQEFDPWEMPELKSTGPKWSEMNTKQRILTVLKSITKFVLLLALLYFFVCSLDVLSSAFQLVGGKAAGDIFKNHSILTNPVAGLVIGVLVTVLVQSSSTSSSIVVSMVSSGLLTVRTAIPIIMGANIGTSVTNTIVALMQSGDRNEFRRAFAGATVHDFFNWLSVLVLLPIEVASGYLFHLTNVIVKSFNIQSGEDAPDMLKVITEPLTKGIIQLDKKVIQEIASGNPAAQNMSLVKRECGYKEWINASVPGIEDCTANRTCWTDENNVTWTEVSEAVKIRCSHIFAGSDLPDLAVGLILLALSLLVLCLCLILIVKLLNSMLKGQVSVVIKKIINTDFPFPFSWLTGYLAMLVGAGMTFIVQSSSVFTSAITPLIGIGVISIERAYPLTLGSNIGTTTTALLAALASPGETLQYSVQIALCHFFFNISGIIIWYPIPFMRLPIRMAKALGNKTAKYRWFAVVYLILCFFLLPLAVFGLSMAGWQALAGVAIPIVVVIIAVIILNVLQSKCPRVLPDFLKTWDFLPKWMHSMKPWDSWMSTVTLFCGRYCCCCCKKCKRCKCCQDKEDEEASAEKPQAMECHENAVDLTDELPSKDQGRTVDLTTL; encoded by the exons ATGGACAAAAAG ACAATGGCTCCGTTCCCGGAATTTCAGAACCATATCTCAGAGGACAAGGGCAATCTTCCCAAGTACCCTGATCTTCCTCCTATTAGTAATGCAGACCCTCCAAATG ACAATGTTAGTACACATGACCCAGAGTCACTACCTCCAGCTTACTCTACTGTGGCATTATGCAAAGACACATCTGAAGAGGAACAAGAGTTTGACCCATGGGAGATGCCAGAACTTAAGAGTACTGGACCAAAGTGGTCAG AAATGAATACAAAACAGCGTATCCTAACAGTTCTGAAGTCCATCACAAAATTTGTCCTCTTGTTGGCTTTATTATATTTCTTTGTTTGTTCCTTGGATGTATTGAGCTCTGCCTTCCAACTGGTAGGAG GAAAGGCTGCTGGAGATATTTTCAAGAACCACTCTATACTGACCAATCCTGTTGCTGGACTAGTGATTGGGGTTCTGGTGACTGTCCTTGTACAGAGCTCAAGTACATCGTCATCTATTGTGGTCAGCATGGTGTCATCTGGTC TTCTTACAGTTAGGACAGCCATTCCAATCATCATGGGAGCCAACATTGGTACATCTGTCACAAACACCATTGTGGCTTTGATGCAGTCTGGTGACCGGAATGAATTCAGAAG GGCATTCGCAGGAGCCACGGTGCATGATTTCTTCAACTGGCTCTCAGTGCTGGTTCTACTGCCTATTGAAGTAGCATCAGGATATTTGTTCCACCTCACCAATGTCATCGTCAAATCTTTCAACATACAGAGTGGAGAAGATGCCCCAGATATGTTAAAAGTTATCACAGAACCCCTCACTAAGGGAATTATTCAG CTTGATAAGAAAGTCATTCAGGAGATCGCCAGTGGGAATCCAGCTGCTCAAAATATGAGCCTGGTCAAGAGAGAATGTGGATACAAG GAATGGATAAATGCTAGTGTGCCTGGTATAGAGGACTGTACTGCCAACAGAACATGCTGGACAGATGAGAATAATGTGACATGGACAGAGGTTTCTGAAGCTGTGAAAATCAGAT GCTCTCACATCTTTGCTGGCAGTGACCTCCCTGATCTAGCAGTGGGACTCATCCTGTTGGCCTTGTCATTGTTAGTGCTTTGTTTGTGTCTGATTTTGATTGTCAAGCTTCTAAATTCTATGCTAAAAGGACAAGTCTCTGTTGTCATCAAGAAGATCATCAATACTG ACTTTCCCTTCCCATTCTCATGGTTGACTGGATACTTGGCAATGCTTGTCGGTGCAGGAATGACATTCATTGTGCAGAGCAGTTCCGTCTTCACATCCGCTATTACTCCACTTATTG GTATTGGAGTGATTAGCATAGAGCGGGCCTATCCTCTGACACTCGGGTCTAACATTGGAACAACAACCACTGCCTTGTTAGCGGCACTGGCCAGTCCAGGGGAAACTTTGCAGTATTCTGTGCAG ATTGCATTATGCCACTTTTTCTTCAACATATCCGGAATAATTATTTGGTATCCTATCCCCTTCATGAGGCTACCAATTCGCATGGCCAAAGCCTTGGGGAACAAGACAGCTAAATACAGATGGTTTGCTGTTGTTTACTTGATCCTGTGCTTCTTCTTGTTGCCCCTGGCTGTCTTTGGCTTGTCCATGGCCGGATGGCAGGCACTGGCAGGAGTCGCCATCCCGATTGTGGTTGTAATTATCGCTGTAATCATCCTCAATGTTTTGCAATCCAAATGTCCCAGAGTGTTACCAGATTTTCTAAAAACCTGGGACTTCCTCCCCAAATGGATGCACTCTATGAAGCCTTGGGATAGCTGGATGTCTACCGTCACTCTGTTTTGTGGTCGATACTGTTGTTGTTGTTGCAAGAAATGTAAGCGTTGTAAGTGTTGCCAGGATAAAGAAGATGAAGAAGCGTCAGCAGAAAAACCCCAGGCTATGGAATGTCATGAAAACGCTGTAGATCTGACTGATGAGCTCCCATCTAAAGATCAAGGAAGGACTGTGGACCTCACCACCTTGTAA
- the LOC122930642 gene encoding sodium-dependent phosphate transport protein 2B-like isoform X2, which translates to MAPFPEFQNHISEDKGNLPKYPDLPPISNADPPNDNVSTHDPESLPPAYSTVALCKDTSEEEQEFDPWEMPELKSTGPKWSEMNTKQRILTVLKSITKFVLLLALLYFFVCSLDVLSSAFQLVGGKAAGDIFKNHSILTNPVAGLVIGVLVTVLVQSSSTSSSIVVSMVSSGLLTVRTAIPIIMGANIGTSVTNTIVALMQSGDRNEFRRAFAGATVHDFFNWLSVLVLLPIEVASGYLFHLTNVIVKSFNIQSGEDAPDMLKVITEPLTKGIIQLDKKVIQEIASGNPAAQNMSLVKRECGYKEWINASVPGIEDCTANRTCWTDENNVTWTEVSEAVKIRCSHIFAGSDLPDLAVGLILLALSLLVLCLCLILIVKLLNSMLKGQVSVVIKKIINTDFPFPFSWLTGYLAMLVGAGMTFIVQSSSVFTSAITPLIGIGVISIERAYPLTLGSNIGTTTTALLAALASPGETLQYSVQIALCHFFFNISGIIIWYPIPFMRLPIRMAKALGNKTAKYRWFAVVYLILCFFLLPLAVFGLSMAGWQALAGVAIPIVVVIIAVIILNVLQSKCPRVLPDFLKTWDFLPKWMHSMKPWDSWMSTVTLFCGRYCCCCCKKCKRCKCCQDKEDEEASAEKPQAMECHENAVDLTDELPSKDQGRTVDLTTL; encoded by the exons ATGGCTCCGTTCCCGGAATTTCAGAACCATATCTCAGAGGACAAGGGCAATCTTCCCAAGTACCCTGATCTTCCTCCTATTAGTAATGCAGACCCTCCAAATG ACAATGTTAGTACACATGACCCAGAGTCACTACCTCCAGCTTACTCTACTGTGGCATTATGCAAAGACACATCTGAAGAGGAACAAGAGTTTGACCCATGGGAGATGCCAGAACTTAAGAGTACTGGACCAAAGTGGTCAG AAATGAATACAAAACAGCGTATCCTAACAGTTCTGAAGTCCATCACAAAATTTGTCCTCTTGTTGGCTTTATTATATTTCTTTGTTTGTTCCTTGGATGTATTGAGCTCTGCCTTCCAACTGGTAGGAG GAAAGGCTGCTGGAGATATTTTCAAGAACCACTCTATACTGACCAATCCTGTTGCTGGACTAGTGATTGGGGTTCTGGTGACTGTCCTTGTACAGAGCTCAAGTACATCGTCATCTATTGTGGTCAGCATGGTGTCATCTGGTC TTCTTACAGTTAGGACAGCCATTCCAATCATCATGGGAGCCAACATTGGTACATCTGTCACAAACACCATTGTGGCTTTGATGCAGTCTGGTGACCGGAATGAATTCAGAAG GGCATTCGCAGGAGCCACGGTGCATGATTTCTTCAACTGGCTCTCAGTGCTGGTTCTACTGCCTATTGAAGTAGCATCAGGATATTTGTTCCACCTCACCAATGTCATCGTCAAATCTTTCAACATACAGAGTGGAGAAGATGCCCCAGATATGTTAAAAGTTATCACAGAACCCCTCACTAAGGGAATTATTCAG CTTGATAAGAAAGTCATTCAGGAGATCGCCAGTGGGAATCCAGCTGCTCAAAATATGAGCCTGGTCAAGAGAGAATGTGGATACAAG GAATGGATAAATGCTAGTGTGCCTGGTATAGAGGACTGTACTGCCAACAGAACATGCTGGACAGATGAGAATAATGTGACATGGACAGAGGTTTCTGAAGCTGTGAAAATCAGAT GCTCTCACATCTTTGCTGGCAGTGACCTCCCTGATCTAGCAGTGGGACTCATCCTGTTGGCCTTGTCATTGTTAGTGCTTTGTTTGTGTCTGATTTTGATTGTCAAGCTTCTAAATTCTATGCTAAAAGGACAAGTCTCTGTTGTCATCAAGAAGATCATCAATACTG ACTTTCCCTTCCCATTCTCATGGTTGACTGGATACTTGGCAATGCTTGTCGGTGCAGGAATGACATTCATTGTGCAGAGCAGTTCCGTCTTCACATCCGCTATTACTCCACTTATTG GTATTGGAGTGATTAGCATAGAGCGGGCCTATCCTCTGACACTCGGGTCTAACATTGGAACAACAACCACTGCCTTGTTAGCGGCACTGGCCAGTCCAGGGGAAACTTTGCAGTATTCTGTGCAG ATTGCATTATGCCACTTTTTCTTCAACATATCCGGAATAATTATTTGGTATCCTATCCCCTTCATGAGGCTACCAATTCGCATGGCCAAAGCCTTGGGGAACAAGACAGCTAAATACAGATGGTTTGCTGTTGTTTACTTGATCCTGTGCTTCTTCTTGTTGCCCCTGGCTGTCTTTGGCTTGTCCATGGCCGGATGGCAGGCACTGGCAGGAGTCGCCATCCCGATTGTGGTTGTAATTATCGCTGTAATCATCCTCAATGTTTTGCAATCCAAATGTCCCAGAGTGTTACCAGATTTTCTAAAAACCTGGGACTTCCTCCCCAAATGGATGCACTCTATGAAGCCTTGGGATAGCTGGATGTCTACCGTCACTCTGTTTTGTGGTCGATACTGTTGTTGTTGTTGCAAGAAATGTAAGCGTTGTAAGTGTTGCCAGGATAAAGAAGATGAAGAAGCGTCAGCAGAAAAACCCCAGGCTATGGAATGTCATGAAAACGCTGTAGATCTGACTGATGAGCTCCCATCTAAAGATCAAGGAAGGACTGTGGACCTCACCACCTTGTAA